The following proteins are co-located in the Amycolatopsis tolypomycina genome:
- a CDS encoding acyl-CoA reductase, which translates to MTSLTQRFPAAPPVSVTDLADELRASPPGGRLRVGDPRIVEFVTKFARKLLAPATARRFPELASLGFFLRKGEIAKALSTLDTSGNALRFPRGLVFHVPPANVDTIFVYSWALSALAGNHNVVRVSSRSAGAAEAVLEALNAALSEVDSSVSDVVRATQRMVTYDRSDEVSGALSLAADLRVIWGGDGSVAALRKYPLAPHARDLTFPDRSSFAVASVAGWQRASEAERRAAAEGFYNDSYWFDQAACSSPRAVFWVGDSAGASAAGQEFRTLLASVLAAKQHVTEPAMAVQKRVSAYGAAVDGLVRGIEFQGNGLATLELADPAVLPREWLGAGTFANAQVSSLSDLVPIVLRKDQTVSQFGFTAEELTAFAHELAGRGVDRIVPFGSALTFSAVWDGYDLLSEFSRLVTVQA; encoded by the coding sequence GTGACTTCCCTGACCCAGCGTTTCCCTGCTGCTCCTCCGGTCTCCGTGACCGACCTGGCCGACGAGCTGCGCGCTTCGCCGCCGGGCGGCCGCCTGCGGGTCGGCGACCCGCGGATCGTCGAGTTCGTCACGAAGTTCGCCCGCAAGCTGCTGGCCCCGGCCACCGCGCGCCGGTTCCCGGAGCTGGCGTCGCTCGGGTTCTTCCTGCGCAAGGGCGAAATCGCCAAGGCGCTGTCCACACTGGACACTTCGGGCAACGCCCTGCGGTTCCCGCGCGGGCTGGTGTTCCACGTGCCACCGGCGAACGTCGACACGATCTTCGTCTACTCGTGGGCGCTGTCCGCGCTGGCGGGCAACCACAACGTCGTGCGCGTGTCGTCGCGGTCGGCCGGTGCCGCGGAGGCGGTGCTGGAGGCGCTGAACGCGGCTCTGTCCGAAGTGGACTCCTCGGTGTCCGACGTGGTGCGCGCGACGCAGCGGATGGTCACGTACGACCGCAGCGACGAGGTGAGCGGCGCCCTGTCGCTGGCCGCCGACCTGCGCGTCATCTGGGGCGGCGACGGCTCGGTCGCGGCCCTGCGGAAGTACCCGCTGGCCCCGCATGCGCGTGATCTGACGTTCCCGGACCGCTCGTCCTTCGCCGTCGCCTCGGTGGCGGGGTGGCAGCGGGCGTCGGAAGCCGAGCGGCGCGCGGCCGCCGAGGGCTTCTACAACGACTCGTACTGGTTCGACCAGGCCGCCTGCTCGTCCCCGCGTGCGGTGTTCTGGGTCGGCGACTCGGCGGGTGCGTCTGCGGCGGGTCAGGAGTTCCGCACGCTGCTGGCTTCGGTGCTCGCGGCGAAGCAGCACGTCACCGAGCCGGCGATGGCGGTCCAGAAGCGCGTCTCGGCGTACGGCGCCGCGGTCGACGGCCTGGTGCGCGGTATCGAGTTCCAGGGCAACGGCCTGGCCACGCTCGAACTCGCCGACCCGGCGGTGCTGCCGCGCGAGTGGCTGGGCGCGGGCACGTTCGCGAACGCCCAGGTGTCCTCGTTGTCCGATCTGGTGCCGATCGTGCTCCGGAAGGACCAGACGGTCAGCCAGTTCGGCTTCACGGCCGAGGAGCTCACGGCTTTCGCGCACGAGCTCGCGGGCCGCGGCGTCGACCGGATCGTGCCGTTCGGGTCCGCCCTGACCTTCTCCGCGGTGTGGGACGGCTACGATCTGCTCTCCGAGTTCAGCCGCCTGGTCACGGTGCAGGCCTGA
- a CDS encoding lysylphosphatidylglycerol synthase transmembrane domain-containing protein: MTTVEDLPAAGKQPKSTRAKILDVVRWVAILLVIGFAAKQLASNWGEFWHTLRDVAWESSLLSLVALVAAILVSTWGWQAMVDDLGKPIGYARGAQICLVGSLGKYVPGSVWAYLLQMELGRKAGLARARIFTGSLIQLGVGVVSALVVSLLAAPAVFSNSPRALWLFVLIPLGLAMLHPKILTWGTSLVLRILRRPPLAHPLGWAVVGKVFGASTAAWCLQGVHLWLLANSVGTPGWSGFVLCVGAMAVAMTVGTFAFILPSGVGVREVAQVAVLTASGLTVGQATAFAVASRVMFTVADLLTAGFAAVAARSARPSVPA; this comes from the coding sequence ATGACGACAGTTGAGGACCTGCCGGCTGCCGGTAAGCAGCCGAAGTCCACGCGAGCGAAGATCCTCGACGTCGTCCGATGGGTCGCGATCCTGCTGGTCATCGGCTTCGCGGCGAAGCAACTCGCGTCGAACTGGGGCGAGTTCTGGCACACCCTGCGCGATGTCGCCTGGGAGTCGTCCCTGCTGAGCCTGGTCGCCCTGGTCGCGGCGATCCTGGTGTCGACCTGGGGCTGGCAGGCGATGGTCGACGACCTGGGCAAGCCGATCGGCTACGCCCGCGGCGCGCAGATCTGCCTGGTCGGCTCGCTCGGCAAGTACGTGCCGGGCTCGGTCTGGGCGTACCTGCTGCAGATGGAGCTGGGCCGCAAGGCGGGCCTGGCCCGCGCCAGGATTTTCACGGGCTCGCTGATCCAGCTCGGCGTGGGCGTGGTGTCGGCGCTGGTGGTGTCGCTGCTGGCGGCGCCGGCGGTGTTCAGCAACAGCCCGCGCGCGCTGTGGCTGTTCGTGCTCATCCCGCTCGGCCTGGCGATGCTGCACCCGAAGATCCTCACCTGGGGCACCTCCCTGGTGCTGCGGATCCTCCGCCGCCCGCCGCTGGCCCACCCGCTGGGCTGGGCGGTGGTCGGCAAGGTCTTCGGCGCCTCGACGGCGGCCTGGTGCCTGCAGGGCGTCCACCTCTGGCTGCTGGCCAACTCGGTGGGCACGCCGGGCTGGAGCGGTTTCGTGCTGTGCGTGGGCGCGATGGCCGTGGCGATGACGGTGGGCACGTTCGCGTTCATCCTCCCCAGCGGGGTGGGCGTCCGCGAGGTGGCCCAGGTCGCGGTCCTGACGGCCAGCGGCCTCACGGTCGGCCAGGCCACGGCCTTCGCGGTCGCCTCCCGCGTGATGTTCACGGTCGCCGACCTCCTGACGGCCGGCTTCGCCGCGGTCGCGGCCCGCTCGGCCCGCCCCTCGGTCCCCGCCTGA
- a CDS encoding DUF2339 domain-containing protein → MLSASIAIVVIAGPGLLIGLAAGLRGWVLAGMAPLLSYAAGGLTGPWAAAAGLPFTPLTLAGATVVFAAIAFGVRKFSVRRALPTAEPGWWARRGTIAVLACLLAAAAIGGWATLLGLGRVGALPQGFDAVYHGNAVRYIADTGDGSLFGTGHVNWYGDAAPVFYPNAYHLLAAVTYRLSGASIPETLDANTLLLPGLLALSLVTLVREFRGRAVLAGAAALTAVAAVTGVYESMARGPLLPFALGVALTPLAAVALRRYLERAAPDTGLVLVLAAVGLLCIHSSTLFGGILFAGPLLVQRWLTGWRRIGRDLLALLPIAVVSLLVAWLQLFGALGLALPYYGWPSEYRASTALGALLGFQHFEPHPQVWLSVALFLGIVFFARASELRWIGLTAGVTGLAYVAVASSNTPIVMALSRPWWDDPYRFFSMAAVPLSLLAAHGLASAQAWLRDRLPSRVPPAVLAAVLLGAFVLLSNGLYVRTNGAWVYQGYQAADPSALRVTPGEQTAMAELGARAAPGEWAMNDRFDGTAWTYALTGIRTVAAHFDETSPPRDAVLLADRFRNYSTDPAVRAAVRRLNIHWVILGKPSTEPGKPYQPGLVGLAGEPFLREVYRNPDAVIYRLTP, encoded by the coding sequence GTGCTCTCCGCCAGCATCGCCATTGTCGTCATCGCCGGGCCCGGCCTCCTGATCGGTCTCGCCGCGGGTTTGCGCGGCTGGGTACTGGCCGGGATGGCGCCCTTGCTGAGTTACGCCGCCGGCGGGCTGACCGGCCCGTGGGCCGCCGCCGCCGGGCTGCCGTTCACCCCGCTCACCCTCGCGGGTGCGACTGTCGTGTTCGCCGCGATCGCCTTCGGTGTCCGGAAGTTCTCGGTGCGCCGCGCGTTGCCGACAGCGGAGCCGGGGTGGTGGGCGAGGCGCGGCACTATCGCCGTGCTGGCCTGCCTGCTCGCGGCGGCGGCGATCGGCGGCTGGGCGACGCTGCTCGGGCTGGGCCGCGTCGGCGCGCTGCCCCAGGGGTTCGACGCGGTCTACCACGGCAACGCCGTCCGCTACATCGCCGACACCGGCGACGGCAGCCTGTTCGGCACGGGCCACGTCAACTGGTACGGCGACGCGGCACCGGTGTTCTACCCCAACGCCTACCACCTGCTGGCGGCGGTGACGTACCGGCTGAGCGGGGCGTCGATCCCGGAGACGCTGGACGCGAACACCCTGCTGCTGCCGGGTCTCCTGGCGTTGTCACTGGTGACGCTGGTGCGGGAGTTCCGCGGCCGGGCCGTGCTGGCGGGCGCGGCGGCGCTGACGGCCGTGGCGGCGGTGACGGGGGTCTACGAGTCGATGGCGCGCGGGCCCCTGCTGCCGTTCGCGCTGGGCGTCGCGCTGACGCCCCTGGCCGCGGTGGCGCTGCGGCGGTACCTGGAGCGGGCCGCCCCGGACACCGGGCTGGTGCTGGTGCTGGCCGCGGTGGGACTGCTGTGCATCCACTCGTCGACGTTGTTCGGCGGGATCCTGTTCGCCGGGCCGCTGCTGGTCCAGCGCTGGCTCACCGGGTGGCGCCGGATCGGCCGCGACCTGCTCGCGTTGCTGCCGATCGCGGTGGTGTCACTGCTGGTGGCGTGGCTGCAGCTGTTCGGCGCCCTGGGGCTGGCTCTGCCGTACTACGGCTGGCCGAGCGAGTACCGTGCGTCGACGGCGTTGGGTGCGTTGCTGGGGTTCCAGCACTTCGAGCCGCACCCGCAGGTGTGGCTGTCGGTGGCGTTGTTCCTGGGGATCGTGTTCTTCGCGCGGGCGAGCGAGCTGCGCTGGATCGGCCTGACGGCGGGCGTGACGGGCCTGGCCTACGTGGCGGTGGCGTCGTCGAACACGCCGATCGTGATGGCGCTGTCGCGGCCGTGGTGGGACGACCCGTACCGGTTCTTTTCGATGGCGGCGGTCCCGCTGTCGCTCCTGGCGGCCCACGGCCTGGCCTCGGCGCAGGCCTGGCTGCGCGACCGGCTGCCGTCCCGGGTGCCACCGGCGGTACTGGCGGCGGTGCTGCTGGGCGCGTTCGTGCTGCTGTCGAACGGGCTGTACGTCCGGACCAACGGCGCCTGGGTCTACCAGGGTTATCAGGCGGCGGACCCATCGGCCTTGCGTGTCACCCCCGGCGAGCAGACGGCGATGGCAGAGCTCGGCGCACGGGCCGCGCCGGGCGAGTGGGCGATGAACGACCGGTTCGACGGAACCGCGTGGACCTACGCCCTGACGGGAATTCGAACGGTCGCCGCGCATTTCGACGAAACTTCACCACCGCGGGACGCGGTGTTGCTCGCGGATCGCTTTCGAAACTATTCGACGGACCCGGCGGTGCGAGCCGCGGTACGCCGGTTGAACATTCATTGGGTGATTCTCGGAAAGCCGTCGACCGAACCGGGCAAGCCCTATCAGCCGGGACTGGTGGGATTGGCGGGCGAGCCGTTCCTGCGGGAGGTCTACCGCAACCCCGACGCGGTCATCTACCGGCTGACGCCCTGA
- a CDS encoding helix-turn-helix domain-containing protein, with the protein MTEVGGLQEHVTRNVRVLMAIGEIRTQVQLAAALGLDRTTLAGRFSGKAGWKLEELADLGRVFNVTPAALLGDTAQLVGAVGPAKAAGGSGGSSPTGP; encoded by the coding sequence ATGACAGAGGTGGGAGGCCTGCAGGAGCACGTGACCCGCAACGTGCGCGTGCTCATGGCCATAGGCGAAATCCGAACTCAGGTGCAACTCGCGGCCGCACTCGGTCTGGACCGTACGACCCTCGCGGGCCGGTTCAGCGGAAAGGCCGGCTGGAAGCTGGAAGAGCTGGCCGACCTCGGCCGGGTCTTCAACGTCACGCCGGCGGCCCTACTCGGCGACACCGCGCAGCTCGTCGGTGCCGTGGGGCCAGCTAAAGCCGCTGGTGGCTCGGGGGGCAGTTCACCTACGGGACCGTAG